The proteins below come from a single SAR202 cluster bacterium genomic window:
- a CDS encoding alpha-hydroxy-acid oxidizing protein, translated as AKKAVDIGADAIMLSNHGGRQLDGSRSPFDQLQEIVDAVGDKIDVICDGGIRRGTHILKALSLGAKACSGGRLYLYALAAGGQRGVEKTLNNLKNEIERDMKLMGCNTLSDLSRDNIRYRN; from the coding sequence TGCAAAAAAAGCTGTGGACATAGGTGCTGATGCTATAATGCTTAGCAATCATGGAGGACGCCAACTAGATGGATCACGCTCGCCTTTTGATCAATTACAAGAAATTGTTGATGCGGTTGGGGATAAAATTGATGTTATTTGCGATGGTGGAATTAGGAGAGGCACTCACATCCTCAAGGCATTAAGTTTGGGTGCAAAAGCCTGTAGTGGAGGAAGATTATATTTATATGCATTGGCAGCTGGTGGTCAACGTGGGGTGGAGAAGACCCTGAATAATTTAAAAAATGAAATTGAAAGAGATATGAAATTGATGGGTTGTAATACGCTCAGTGATCTTTC